In Salmo salar unplaced genomic scaffold, Ssal_v3.1, whole genome shotgun sequence, the sequence CCAGCAGCATCTGTTTCAGTGGGCGGAAGGTCAACAGGAGCCCAACTGTCTCGGGAAGCATGACCAGTGCAAGACTGGCAGCCACCAGCGTAGTCCAAAGTTACCACATGGCTTTGGAACAACTCAGGGACGGTCTTTTCCACCCAGGATGGGGATAGTGTGGTGAAGCTGTAGGACAGCTTGTAAGGGAAGATATCACTAAATCATGAACTAATTGCTCACACCTGGCTGCTTACAAGACTCTGACCAGAACTCTGAGAAACTGATATAGGCAGAGCCGAGAGTGCAGGCAGGTTGTGCAGGGGAGCTGTGCTTTGATTAACGCTGGACTTGTAGCCTTTGCAAGTATCTGCACTGCACTCACCTTAAGAGAGGGAAGTTTTGGCCAGTTCTCCTTAACCGTTCGGacaagtaaaaatctgtcttacTTGTCCGAAGAACAAGTGGCAGAAAAAGTTCATGTCAAGCCTTGCAGATAATTTCACCATGGGCAACTGGCTACAAGAACTGAGCCGATGGACAAGGGGCAATGAAATGTGGTATGTAAACCTTATGTATATCCTTAGAAGCTGTGTGAATATAAAGTCACTGCAACCTTAGATGGCTGCACAGACTAAATGGTGGCACTATAGATCTCATCGTCACCAGTGCCACCATATGATACTAGAGCAATAACTATTGATCAAGTGGACTTTGTCTCATGCAAATAAATTATGTCAAATATTGTGATTAGTATATCTGTATAATCACATATTGTTGCCCATGTTATGTTGTCTGAATGTATTGAAAATTGGATCTTTTATTCTGTAAATTCCTATCCTGCCGCTTGCACAGTCAGCGTACTACAGCTGTGAGAGTGTATTGAAGTATGTTGGGAACGCTAAGGTGGAGTGAACCAACAGAGATTTAAATCAACATGGTAATGCTTTCACTGATTGCACATACCGGAAGAAAGTTCCTACATCACAGAGGGCTGGCTTTGTTATCCAACTGAACTTGTGTCCTTTCTGTCATCCTGTGAAACCCGTTCATTGCTGCTCGCAGGTATATTTTTTCTGTCTAATGTCCATATTGTTTTCCCCTTGGAATATTGTTCTGTTTCTCTTGAACAATGTCTAATTTGTTATTTCTCTGCTGGTCAGGGAGATGCTTTACAATTGGTCCGTCTCTCTGTTGGTAATAAGCAACTCAGTTAGTTGGTGAGTAAGTTCTTCTTGTTGGCGTGGCTCCCTGTGCATTGTCAGCATTTGATGGCGCGCCTGTCTATCGTTCTCTCCAGTGTTAGGTCCAGTGTTGGGTCCAGGACGGTGGGCCTCGATGCCGGTGTGGTCACCTGCTAATGAGAGTGGCCAGTAGGGGAGCAGTGCTGCTGTAAGGGGGGGGCAGAGAGGCCTGCTGCTCCTCCACACTCCATGGCATTCTCCTGCATCAGACACATGGGGCATCACAGGAGTTTCAGACCATAGAAATGAATtaatacatacactatatatctaTATGGTTCAGACAACATTCAGATGGTCACATATATGCTTAATATCATGTTATTAAACACTCATGAACAGACGTTCATGTACTTTCCGTGTAATCACAGAATTGTGATGCAGACGCACACATATCTACACACTGCGTACCTCGGGGTGAAAAGGATGACACGATTCTGGCCGCTTTCTGTCTTTCTGAAACTTCAGCCTATCACATTTCAGAGACTCATTGTGTGCAGAGGGGTTAAGGATAGAAATACTGATGATGAACCACACCTCAGACACCTCAGATACATTTAACTGATACTGTGGTGACCGTTTCTGCAACATCATTCTAGCATGATGAGAAAACCAAACCGTAATGCACGCTTCATAAATACCTACATGTATGAGAAATCTATTAATACCTCTGAACTTAGACTTTTGTTTTCTGAGAGCGTGAATAGCTTCTTCATTGTCAGAGTTCACTTACAGTTAACTTACAAAACCCATCTACTTACAAAACATTTATactaaaaacactcacaaaagctTTGTACTAAAAATACACTCAAACTTATTGAGGGTTAGTAAAGGATATACATAATCTCGATGGGATCCATGGAAACCAGGGGGCAGAGCTGCAGTCACACTTGTTGTCCACGACAACCATGAAGAGATTACTGCTGGGAATCTGCTGAATTACAAAAGatctgaggagggagagagagagagaaagagaaagaaagagagagagagagagagagagttgagttgATTCAGTTGATGCTTTTAACATAAGGCTAGGGCCCTATTTTCTCCACTTCCtatctgactgacgtgcccaaagtaaactgcctgttgttcaggccctgaagccaggatatgcatataattggtaccattggaaagaagacactttgaagtttgtataaATGTTAAAACAATGTAGGAgactaacacaatagatatggtaagaGAAAATCCATAGAAAAACCAAccggaaatgtgttttttttgagaGAGCCCATGCTATTACAATGGAACGTAATAGAGAAATAATGAAATCTAGCTCCaagtatgcaattcctatggcttccactgggtgtcagtctttgttcaaggtttcaggcttgtttcttccaaaacgagtaagaataatgagttttactagggacacagacttggaaatttgtgtatagtttaattacattttagggtatctgaggattaaatagaaacgtattttgacttgttgaaacaaaggggtttaggggtagatttttggattcctatcttggcatgttgaacgcagtggattactcaaatcgatggcgccaactaaaaatACTTTTTGGGATattaagaaggattttatctaacaaaacgacactacatgttatagctgggaccttttggatgacaaatcagaggaagattttcaaaaagtacgtgaatatttaatcgctatttgtgaatttatgaaacctgtgccggatggcaaaatattttgatgtgggacgcccgtcctcaaacaatcacatggcatgctttcgctgtaaagcctactgtaaatcggacagtgcagttagattaacaagaatttaagctttcaactgaTATAAGACGCTTGTATGTACCtagatgtttaatatccataatgtttatgattatttatttgaattgcgcgtccTCCAGTTTCACAgtaagttgtcccgctagcggggcGCCTATCCCAGAACTAACGCATGGAATTACCCTGTATTGTGTATACACCATCAACACACAGGTTAAGTGAGTTTATCGGTGCCTAATACACAGGTAAGGAAACTGTGTTACAAGTACCTGGCACAGCCCTCACAGTCAATGTTTCCCGTGGTCTCTTTGATGGTACGCTCAGAGACGAAGGCAGGGTACTTCGTGTCACATGGCACCATCATGGTCTTTCCCCTCGACCTTTGGGCTGGAAATGGGAAATGTAAATCGTAACATAATAAAGACACgaaagactcacacacacacatgcatgtgtgcaaacactcacacacacacacacacacacacacacacacacctcaaggtATATTCTTGCACACACTGACCTTTGACTGAGAGATCAACATGCCACCAGCTGTAAAGGTTGAACTCCAGCAGGAAACTGATGAGGAAAACACAAACATACATTgatataataatacaataatatgTACTGTGGTTGATAATCAGTGCATCTCATTTTATCGTATCAAGGTGATTATTTTATTATTCTCACATGACAAGTTTGGTCAGGAGCCATTTCACCATGGAGAAGGGCTGGGAGAGAAGACATTAAATAATTAGCATTGACTGGATGTATGTAAGTCTGATGAGTAGTTTCGGGACACTACGTACACGTGATAATATTTAGGGTCAGTActtacatgtgaaaatatttagggacagtacttacatgtgaaaatatttagggacagtacttacatgtgaaaatatttagggacagtacttacatgtgacaatatttagggacagtacttacatgtgaaaatatttagggacagtacttacatgtgacaatatttagggacagtacttacatgtgaaaatatttagGGACAGTACTTACATGTTATAATATGTAGGGATAGTActtacatgtgaaaatatttagGGACAGTACAGACGTGATAATATTTAGGGACAGTACTTACATGTTATAATATGGAGGGATAGTACTTACATGTGAAAATATTAAGGGGCAGTACTTACAGGTGACAATATTTAGGGGCAGTACTTACATGTGACAATATTTAGGGACAGTActtacatgtgaaaatatttagGGACACTACTTACATGTTATATGTAGGGATAGTActtacatgtgaaaatatttagggacagtacttacatgtgaaaatatttagggacagtacttacatgtgaaaatatttagggacagtacttacatgtgacaatatttagggacagtacttaca encodes:
- the LOC106565148 gene encoding voltage-dependent calcium channel subunit alpha-2/delta-3-like, with translation MKLDFFQRKFWTASRQCAALDGKCTISCDNEDIKCYLIDNNGFILVTEDYSQTGLFFGEVESAVMNKLLLMGSFKRITLYDYQALCREYAGNSDSARSLSHPFSMVKWLLTKLVIFLLEFNLYSWWHVDLSVKAQRSRGKTMMVPCDTKYPAFVSERTIKETTGNIDCEGCARSFVIQQIPSSNLFMVVVDNKCDCSSAPWFPWIPSRLCISFTNPQ